A genomic segment from Sulfitobacter mediterraneus encodes:
- a CDS encoding carbohydrate ABC transporter permease: MNTSSQHGRVASNKATRDQAAKARSRREFLTDLIYIAPQYIIYIGLQILPFAIALPIIFTDQVDFLDQDVNWVGFDNIASLFQGPLDERLFAALRRTIIFSCVNYVMVFLFGFLLALAMFELVSKLKGLFFTIIYMPWMLSGIGVGLIMVMLFSTDTGSFNLILSEAGFSNNAFDAKSETTSLYVLPFMYGWKAAGFNMALFLGGLLAIPSETIESARMDGARYWQRVWYIYLPQIVPSMIIATIFSIINSFGIFDELVGLGALAGNQNGEFMSIFIYQLGFGSATMGGAKIGTLAQGITASMVIFLPLVFLAFWLNRLQKKLSYH; encoded by the coding sequence ATGAATACGAGCAGTCAACACGGGCGCGTGGCCTCCAATAAGGCCACGCGCGATCAAGCCGCAAAGGCACGTAGCAGGCGGGAGTTTCTAACCGATCTGATTTACATCGCACCGCAGTATATCATCTACATCGGCCTGCAGATCCTGCCCTTCGCGATTGCGCTTCCGATCATTTTTACCGATCAGGTGGACTTCCTTGATCAGGACGTCAATTGGGTCGGGTTCGACAATATCGCCTCGTTGTTTCAGGGGCCGCTTGATGAACGGCTTTTTGCAGCATTGCGGCGCACGATCATCTTTTCCTGTGTGAATTACGTGATGGTCTTTCTGTTCGGCTTTTTGCTGGCGCTCGCCATGTTCGAATTGGTGTCAAAGCTGAAGGGGCTGTTCTTTACCATCATCTATATGCCCTGGATGTTGTCCGGCATCGGGGTTGGCCTGATCATGGTCATGCTGTTTTCCACGGACACCGGATCGTTCAATCTGATTTTGTCCGAGGCAGGGTTCAGCAACAATGCCTTTGATGCCAAAAGCGAGACAACCTCACTTTATGTCCTGCCCTTCATGTACGGCTGGAAAGCGGCCGGATTTAACATGGCGCTGTTTCTGGGTGGGTTGCTTGCTATTCCCAGTGAGACAATCGAATCTGCACGCATGGACGGCGCCCGCTATTGGCAGCGTGTCTGGTACATATACCTGCCGCAGATCGTGCCCAGCATGATCATCGCGACCATCTTTTCCATCATCAATTCTTTCGGGATCTTTGATGAACTTGTCGGCCTCGGTGCATTGGCTGGCAATCAGAACGGTGAATTCATGTCTATCTTCATCTATCAGCTTGGTTTCGGGTCTGCGACGATGGGCGGCGCCAAGATTGGCACCCTCGCGCAAGGTATAACCGCGTCGATGGTGATTTTCCTGCCACTCGTGTTTCTCGCGTTCTGGCTCAACCGGCTGCAAAAGAAATTGAGCTATCACTGA
- a CDS encoding carbohydrate ABC transporter permease yields the protein MRKTTRKKYLLIAFLSAYCLLTLTPFYILAVRAFTPTIESTELHLWIPERRDLSMNARIGDLSTIYNVDARAFRREMGIKGYLNPQLKLSQIAEKYEIEPESIRSYLEPFVQYNGIYTIVNNGFVRSLIATIVVTGASVLVGALLGIMTGSALAGFRRRWHMFVYNTYLLNMIIPPMMVILPQYIIITRYLGLENSLLSLVLLHIKGGALSTMVFTSYIATVPRELKESVYMDGGKHYHYFLYILLPLMGTPFAVFASITMPWFWNDLLHALVLLRPDNYTLPAFVASIGGTFTTNFEAIFSGVLLSLLPILVVYLVFQKLFIRSAMAGAVKG from the coding sequence ATGCGTAAAACTACCCGGAAAAAGTACCTGCTGATTGCCTTCCTATCGGCTTATTGTCTGTTGACGCTGACACCCTTCTATATTCTGGCGGTGCGGGCTTTCACGCCGACAATTGAGTCCACCGAATTGCACCTTTGGATCCCCGAGCGCCGCGACCTGTCGATGAATGCGCGGATCGGTGATCTATCAACGATCTACAACGTCGATGCTCGCGCCTTCCGGCGCGAGATGGGGATCAAAGGGTATCTGAACCCCCAGCTGAAACTGAGCCAGATCGCCGAGAAGTATGAGATCGAGCCGGAGAGCATCCGCAGCTATCTCGAACCGTTTGTCCAATACAATGGGATTTATACCATTGTGAACAATGGCTTTGTCCGCTCACTCATAGCCACAATCGTTGTTACTGGTGCCTCCGTTCTGGTCGGGGCCCTTTTGGGGATCATGACCGGATCAGCCCTGGCCGGGTTCCGGCGGCGATGGCATATGTTCGTTTACAACACCTACCTATTGAACATGATCATTCCACCCATGATGGTCATCTTGCCCCAATACATCATCATCACGCGGTATCTGGGGTTGGAAAACAGTCTGCTGTCGCTGGTCTTGCTGCACATCAAAGGCGGCGCCCTGTCCACGATGGTATTTACCTCCTACATCGCAACAGTTCCGCGCGAATTGAAAGAGTCCGTCTATATGGATGGAGGCAAACACTATCACTATTTCCTCTACATCCTGCTGCCGCTTATGGGGACACCCTTTGCCGTCTTTGCGTCCATTACCATGCCCTGGTTCTGGAACGATCTGCTACATGCGCTGGTGCTGCTGAGACCTGACAACTACACCCTGCCCGCATTTGTGGCATCTATAGGCGGCACGTTCACCACCAACTTCGAGGCGATCTTCTCGGGCGTGCTGTTGTCACTGCTGCCGATCCTGGTCGTTTATCTGGTGTTCCAGAAATTGTTTATTCGCTCGGCCATGGCCGGCGCGGTCAAAGGATAG
- a CDS encoding ABC transporter ATP-binding protein, with translation MTQVTLTKAVKRYGSVEVLHGIDLEIEANKLTVLLGPSGCGKSTLLRMIAGLEDISDGELQIGDRIVNEADPSERGCAMVFQNYALYPHQTVFKNMAFPLKMKGTPKSEIDIKVRETARVLELEPLLDRLPRDLSGGQRQRVAMGRAMIRNPKVFLFDEPLSNLDAELRVKMRLEIARLQKELGATMIFVTHDQVEAMTLADNVVILNSGYVQQVGAPLDIYNHPANRFVAGFIGSPSMNFLPVEKVDNGPKGSVVYLQGGLQAKFKRQVPQGTRTLGVRPEHVIVGGSTVNIAAADFTELGAEHLGDRAYHHISLPFGDFTILQAEGGSIPSSDALSLGFAEARLHFFDDGGLALTGKDI, from the coding sequence ATGACACAAGTAACCCTTACCAAAGCCGTCAAACGTTATGGTTCCGTTGAAGTATTGCATGGCATTGATCTGGAAATTGAGGCCAACAAGCTGACGGTCCTGCTTGGCCCGTCAGGCTGCGGCAAGTCCACCCTGCTGCGGATGATCGCGGGCCTGGAAGACATCAGCGATGGCGAATTGCAGATCGGGGACCGGATCGTGAATGAGGCCGACCCGTCGGAACGCGGATGTGCCATGGTGTTTCAGAACTATGCGCTTTACCCGCACCAGACTGTTTTCAAGAACATGGCCTTTCCCCTGAAAATGAAGGGCACGCCAAAGTCAGAAATTGACATCAAGGTGCGCGAAACCGCCCGTGTGCTTGAGCTTGAGCCGCTTCTGGACAGGCTGCCGCGTGACCTGTCAGGCGGCCAACGCCAGCGGGTTGCCATGGGCCGTGCGATGATCCGCAATCCCAAGGTGTTCTTGTTCGATGAACCGCTGTCTAACCTTGACGCCGAATTGCGGGTCAAGATGCGGCTCGAAATTGCCAGATTGCAAAAGGAACTGGGTGCCACAATGATCTTTGTCACCCATGACCAGGTCGAGGCGATGACCCTCGCCGACAACGTGGTGATCCTGAACAGTGGCTATGTTCAACAGGTCGGTGCGCCGCTTGATATCTACAACCATCCCGCAAACCGATTTGTTGCGGGGTTCATCGGCTCACCCTCGATGAATTTCCTGCCCGTCGAAAAAGTGGACAACGGGCCAAAAGGATCGGTTGTGTATCTGCAAGGCGGCCTTCAGGCAAAGTTCAAGCGGCAAGTGCCACAAGGCACCCGCACCTTGGGTGTGCGCCCTGAACATGTGATTGTCGGCGGGAGCACGGTAAACATTGCTGCTGCCGATTTTACCGAACTGGGGGCAGAGCATTTGGGCGACCGGGCCTATCACCATATTTCGCTGCCGTTTGGCGACTTCACTATTTTGCAGGCCGAAGGTGGGTCGATACCTTCAAGCGATGCATTGTCCTTGGGTTTTGCCGAAGCGCGGCTTCATTTCTTTGATGATGGCGGCCTCGCACTGACGGGCAAAGACATATGA